The genomic stretch GGGTGATGCATGGAAACTCGCATCGGCGCACTATACGCCGCTGCGCCTCAAGCCTGCCGCGAACTGAGCGCCGCTACTCGACCAGCTTCATCAACCGCCGCTCGACGGGCGCGAGCACCGGGCCAAGCTCGTGCCCGCGCTTGAGCACTGCGCCGGCTTCGCCGACCAACGCCCACATCCCCTGGCGATTGCGCAGCGCGGGGCGTTTCTCGATGCGGAATTCGGGACGCTCGGCGGCGCGGCGGAATGCGGCGAACACCGCCGCATCCTTGTCGAACTGCATCGCATAGTCGCGCCAATGCCCCGCCGCGACCATCCGCCCGTACAGGTCGAGGATGCGGTTCAGCTCCAGCCGCTCGAACCCGACCTGCCCCGGCGCGCCCAGCGGCAGCGGCGTGACGGTGCCCATCAAGCGCCTTGATCAGGCACGATCGCGCTGCTCCGAACGATCCTCGCTCGCGCGCTCGGC from Sphingomonas hengshuiensis encodes the following:
- a CDS encoding DUF2794 domain-containing protein; translated protein: MGTVTPLPLGAPGQVGFERLELNRILDLYGRMVAAGHWRDYAMQFDKDAAVFAAFRRAAERPEFRIEKRPALRNRQGMWALVGEAGAVLKRGHELGPVLAPVERRLMKLVE